From the genome of Geobacter sp. SVR, one region includes:
- a CDS encoding MinD/ParA family protein, with protein MSDVIGMGDQADTLREMARSARKKQKSDAAPQGDVSIQKGIRVISVTSGKGGVGKSNVVSNLAIALSMQGKKVLLIDADLGLGNLDVLLGLSPVYNLNHVLNGEKNLSDILIDGPAGIKIIPAGSGVQELTSLGQHEKLKLLDELDMLEEQFDIMIVDTEAGISENVTYFTVAAQEIIVVVTPEPTSITDVYALIKLLATRYSEHHFKVLVNMAKDSEDALEVFRKLANVAGRFLDISLDYLGCVVKDEKVVEAVKRQRAVCELYPDSEAAGCFTTLAKRVTENTRQARLKGNIQFFFRRFLENPSG; from the coding sequence ATGAGTGATGTAATCGGAATGGGCGATCAGGCCGACACGCTTCGGGAAATGGCTCGTAGCGCCCGAAAGAAGCAGAAGTCAGATGCAGCCCCGCAGGGGGACGTCTCGATCCAGAAAGGTATCCGCGTAATTTCGGTGACGAGCGGTAAAGGAGGGGTCGGCAAAAGCAATGTGGTATCGAACCTTGCTATTGCACTTTCAATGCAAGGCAAGAAGGTGCTGCTGATTGACGCCGATCTGGGGCTCGGTAATCTGGACGTGCTCCTGGGGCTTTCACCGGTCTACAATTTGAACCATGTCCTGAACGGTGAAAAAAACCTCTCCGATATTCTGATTGACGGACCGGCCGGCATCAAGATCATCCCGGCGGGATCAGGTGTGCAGGAACTTACCAGTCTCGGCCAGCACGAGAAGCTCAAGCTTCTGGATGAACTGGACATGCTGGAAGAACAGTTCGATATCATGATTGTTGACACCGAGGCCGGCATCTCCGAAAACGTCACGTATTTTACGGTAGCCGCCCAGGAGATCATCGTGGTAGTAACTCCGGAACCGACCTCTATAACCGATGTGTACGCCCTGATCAAATTGCTGGCCACCCGTTACTCCGAGCACCATTTCAAGGTACTGGTAAATATGGCCAAGGACAGCGAGGACGCCCTGGAGGTGTTCCGCAAGCTTGCCAATGTGGCTGGCCGTTTCCTGGACATCTCGCTCGACTATCTCGGTTGTGTGGTCAAGGATGAGAAGGTGGTCGAGGCTGTCAAGCGGCAGCGGGCAGTCTGTGAGCTTTATCCCGATTCCGAAGCAGCCGGCTGTTTTACCACATTGGCGAAGCGGGTGACGGAAAATACCCGGCAAGCCCGCCTTAAGGGAAATATCCAGTTTTTCTTCAGGCGATTTCTGGAAAATCCCTCGGGGTAG
- the fliQ gene encoding flagellar biosynthesis protein FliQ: MTPELVVQLARRSFEAALMLSAPLLLFSLVVGLLISIFQAVTSINEATLAFAPKIVAVMIAMIIFFPWMMTYMGDFTREIYSLIATMRR; this comes from the coding sequence ATGACGCCTGAACTGGTTGTCCAACTTGCACGACGCAGCTTCGAGGCCGCCCTGATGCTGTCGGCCCCCTTGCTGCTGTTCAGCCTTGTGGTGGGGCTGCTTATCAGTATCTTCCAGGCTGTAACCTCGATCAACGAGGCGACCTTGGCGTTCGCCCCAAAGATTGTCGCCGTGATGATTGCCATGATCATCTTTTTCCCCTGGATGATGACCTACATGGGGGACTTCACCAGGGAGATCTATTCCCTTATCGCCACCATGAGGCGCTGA
- the flgG gene encoding flagellar basal-body rod protein FlgG translates to MIRALWTAASGMEAQQKNIDVVANNLANVNTTGFKRSRADFQDLMYQNLKSSGAPSTNATQVPNGIQIGLGTRLASVSKIFTAGDFSQTGNELDIAIEGDGFFQIQQPDGTTGYSRAGAFKRDSQGRVVTPDGNPLLPEIVIPNNATKINIGSDGTVSVMQAGQTTPTNVGTIQLASFSNPSGLTSLGRNIYQPTDASGAATTGTAGQNGLGTIAQGMLEMSNVNVAEEMVNMIVGQRAYEINSKAVQAADEMLQTANNLRR, encoded by the coding sequence ATGATACGAGCACTTTGGACAGCAGCCTCGGGTATGGAGGCGCAGCAAAAGAACATAGACGTGGTGGCCAACAACCTGGCCAACGTCAACACCACCGGTTTCAAGAGAAGTCGTGCCGATTTCCAGGACCTGATGTATCAGAACCTGAAATCAAGCGGAGCGCCTTCGACCAATGCGACTCAGGTACCAAACGGTATTCAGATCGGCCTGGGAACCCGTCTTGCCTCGGTTTCGAAAATCTTTACCGCCGGCGATTTCTCCCAGACCGGCAATGAACTTGACATTGCCATCGAAGGGGATGGCTTTTTCCAGATACAGCAGCCGGACGGTACCACCGGTTATTCCCGGGCCGGCGCCTTCAAGAGGGACAGCCAGGGACGCGTGGTGACTCCTGATGGGAACCCGCTGCTGCCGGAGATCGTGATACCCAACAATGCCACCAAGATCAATATCGGCAGTGACGGGACAGTTTCCGTGATGCAGGCCGGCCAGACCACCCCTACCAATGTCGGGACCATTCAGCTGGCCTCCTTTTCCAATCCTTCCGGTCTCACAAGTCTCGGAAGGAACATCTATCAGCCGACCGACGCTTCGGGAGCCGCAACGACCGGCACTGCTGGGCAGAACGGACTGGGGACGATTGCACAAGGGATGCTGGAGATGAGCAACGTCAATGTAGCTGAAGAGATGGTCAACATGATCGTGGGACAGCGTGCCTACGAGATCAACTCCAAGGCGGTGCAGGCTGCTGACGAGATGCTCCAGACGGCTAACAACCTGAGAAGGTAG
- the flhF gene encoding flagellar biosynthesis protein FlhF, which translates to MLVKTFQAASMAEALRMVKAELGPDAMILSTKKEKTGGLFGFFSKQVYRVTAAIDPVRKPAPSAPVPPAYREQQVRERTAKEDLENSMLAPLARELRELRERVEALSRREEPARQEPETGLPQMAAAQEAGISLNNIPRGDLEEIKKLLLNTLAKSQEGGGARTIQWPNAEQSAAEGQTGAEILPEDSPLAQELSRNGISTDLIRKILDTLATLPVEGGSQTVRSRLGETFGRLIKFAGTLKLRKNSPRIIALVGPTGVGKTTTTAKLAAMYALNRGNKVALITMDIFRVGAVEQLKTYSRIMGIPLEVASTPKELEKAVEKHAACDLIFVDTAGRSHKDKEKLDEMKNFLDNKIPIEVYLCLSATTKDRELEEILSRFSIFQISKVVFTKIDESESLGNMINLLMKDNLQIAYFTTGQRVPEDIEVATSAKLAELILRGAPNE; encoded by the coding sequence ATGTTGGTTAAGACTTTTCAAGCCGCGAGCATGGCCGAGGCCCTGCGCATGGTCAAGGCCGAGCTTGGTCCAGATGCGATGATTCTGTCGACTAAAAAGGAAAAGACCGGCGGCCTCTTCGGTTTTTTCAGCAAACAGGTTTATCGCGTGACAGCGGCCATAGACCCGGTCCGTAAACCGGCGCCCTCCGCTCCTGTCCCTCCCGCGTATCGGGAGCAGCAGGTGCGTGAGAGAACTGCCAAGGAGGACCTGGAAAACTCGATGCTGGCCCCTTTGGCCAGAGAACTCAGGGAGCTGCGCGAAAGGGTTGAGGCGCTTTCCCGCCGCGAGGAGCCCGCCAGGCAGGAGCCGGAGACGGGATTACCGCAGATGGCGGCTGCTCAGGAGGCCGGCATCAGCCTCAACAATATTCCGCGCGGAGATCTGGAGGAAATAAAGAAGTTGCTGCTCAACACCCTCGCCAAGAGCCAGGAGGGGGGTGGCGCCAGGACGATTCAGTGGCCCAATGCCGAGCAGTCTGCCGCCGAAGGGCAGACCGGCGCGGAGATTCTTCCGGAAGACTCGCCGTTGGCCCAGGAACTGAGTAGAAACGGTATCTCCACCGACTTGATCAGAAAAATCCTCGATACCCTTGCAACGCTGCCGGTAGAAGGGGGCAGCCAGACGGTCAGGAGCCGGCTGGGCGAAACCTTCGGACGCCTGATCAAGTTTGCCGGGACATTGAAGCTGCGCAAGAATTCGCCGCGTATCATCGCATTGGTCGGCCCGACCGGCGTCGGCAAGACCACCACCACCGCCAAACTGGCTGCCATGTACGCCCTTAACCGCGGTAACAAGGTAGCACTGATCACCATGGATATCTTCCGCGTGGGTGCAGTCGAACAGCTCAAAACGTACTCCCGCATCATGGGAATTCCTCTGGAAGTTGCCTCCACACCCAAGGAACTGGAAAAGGCGGTTGAAAAGCATGCTGCCTGCGATCTGATTTTTGTCGATACCGCCGGCCGCAGCCACAAGGATAAGGAAAAGCTGGATGAAATGAAGAATTTCCTCGACAACAAGATACCGATCGAGGTCTATCTCTGTCTGTCAGCTACTACCAAAGACCGGGAACTGGAAGAAATTCTGAGCCGATTCAGCATTTTCCAGATCAGCAAAGTGGTCTTCACAAAAATCGATGAAAGCGAGAGCCTGGGAAATATGATCAACCTGCTGATGAAGGATAATCTGCAAATTGCATACTTCACCACCGGACAACGCGTTCCTGAGGATATTGAAGTGGCTACCTCGGCAAAACTGGCTGAATTGATTCTGCGGGGAGCACCAAATGAGTGA
- a CDS encoding flagellar basal body L-ring protein FlgH has product MMRQAANLIVLASVVLCGCVTQTTDVKTAAFDQQLPRQQADYSSGSIWQASSAGLTDDFKARRRGDIVTIVISESASASKEAKTDTSRESAVNAGIPNLLGLETTGIKNVMDLSKLINASVSSKYAGSGNTSRQETLKATVTAKVVDVTPNGNLLIEGRRNVKVNDEDQIIVIEGTVRPTDIGPDNVVNSIYIADARISYAGKGIISDRQRPGWLMNFLDKIWPF; this is encoded by the coding sequence ATCATGAGACAGGCAGCAAATCTGATTGTACTGGCAAGCGTAGTGTTATGCGGATGTGTGACCCAGACGACTGACGTCAAAACAGCCGCCTTTGATCAGCAGCTCCCCCGGCAGCAGGCGGATTATTCCAGCGGCTCCATCTGGCAGGCAAGCTCGGCCGGCCTGACCGATGACTTCAAGGCGCGTCGCAGGGGTGATATCGTCACCATTGTGATATCCGAATCGGCCAGCGCCTCCAAGGAGGCCAAGACCGATACGTCGCGCGAGTCGGCGGTTAATGCCGGCATCCCTAACCTTTTGGGTCTTGAGACAACCGGCATCAAGAATGTCATGGATCTCAGCAAGCTTATCAATGCCAGTGTCAGCTCCAAATACGCCGGGTCCGGAAATACCTCCCGACAGGAGACTCTGAAGGCCACGGTTACCGCCAAAGTGGTGGATGTGACCCCCAACGGGAACCTGTTGATCGAGGGGCGCCGCAATGTCAAGGTCAATGACGAGGACCAGATCATCGTCATTGAAGGGACGGTTCGTCCGACCGATATCGGGCCGGACAACGTCGTCAATTCGATCTACATTGCCGATGCCCGTATCAGTTATGCCGGCAAGGGCATCATCTCCGACCGCCAGAGACCGGGCTGGCTGATGAACTTCCTCGACAAGATCTGGCCTTTTTAA
- the flgF gene encoding flagellar basal-body rod protein FlgF: MNSGMYSALSGNIAAMKRLDIISNNLANVNTPGYKKEKMTFESMLAGSVNPPAVPQGSTADPILQKENVYIDYSAGPIAQTGNPLDVSIDGDGFFVVNTPDGQAYTRQGNFRLAADGTLVTSDGHTVLGQGGAIQVQGGKVEIDAKGVVSVDGTPAGTISIVDFPKPYNLTKVGKALFVPGAQANPQAAQSAILQGQLEGSNVDTISEMVQMIETTRYFEACSKVIKGYDDMATKATNDLGRL; encoded by the coding sequence ATGAATAGCGGCATGTACTCTGCTCTTTCCGGCAATATTGCAGCCATGAAACGGCTGGACATCATCAGTAACAATCTTGCCAACGTCAATACTCCCGGCTACAAAAAGGAAAAGATGACGTTTGAAAGCATGCTGGCAGGTTCAGTCAATCCACCGGCTGTTCCTCAGGGGAGTACGGCCGATCCGATTCTTCAGAAGGAAAACGTTTACATCGACTACAGTGCCGGGCCGATAGCGCAGACCGGAAATCCGCTGGACGTGTCCATTGACGGCGACGGTTTCTTCGTGGTCAATACTCCCGATGGTCAGGCCTATACCAGGCAGGGCAACTTCCGGCTCGCAGCCGATGGAACTCTGGTGACCAGTGACGGTCATACGGTCCTTGGCCAGGGGGGCGCGATCCAGGTTCAGGGGGGCAAGGTCGAAATTGATGCCAAAGGAGTGGTGAGCGTCGACGGTACTCCTGCCGGTACGATCAGCATTGTCGATTTTCCCAAACCTTATAATCTGACCAAAGTTGGCAAGGCCTTATTCGTTCCCGGTGCCCAGGCAAACCCGCAGGCGGCGCAGAGCGCGATTCTGCAGGGACAACTGGAGGGTTCCAATGTGGACACCATCAGCGAGATGGTGCAGATGATCGAAACCACCCGGTATTTTGAGGCGTGTTCAAAGGTGATCAAGGGGTATGACGATATGGCAACCAAGGCGACCAATGATCTGGGCCGTCTGTAA
- a CDS encoding sigma-70 family RNA polymerase sigma factor, which translates to MPSAQSIHGDTVRDELILEHMPLVRYLVARIVPQLPPHLDLQDLTGAAVVGLINAADRFDVNRGVLFKTFAEQHIRGAIIDELRSYDVLSRSMRDKYKRLERQVMILEHQLGRNPTGEEVAQSLGVGLDEYYDLLEDVHVISFISLDDSWDDEEGNTLCLADVLKSDAKSPQQQVIMMQLTEALGQAIDTLPEKERLAVTLYYNEDLNLKEIGETLGVSESRISQILSQAMVRLRGKLKLYKA; encoded by the coding sequence ATGCCCTCAGCACAGTCCATACACGGTGATACGGTCAGAGACGAGCTGATTCTGGAACACATGCCCCTGGTTCGTTACCTCGTGGCCCGGATCGTCCCCCAGTTGCCTCCTCATCTTGACCTGCAGGACTTGACCGGCGCTGCGGTGGTTGGCCTGATAAATGCAGCCGATCGTTTCGATGTCAACCGCGGCGTGCTGTTCAAAACCTTCGCTGAGCAGCATATTCGCGGAGCGATCATCGACGAGCTTCGTTCATACGACGTATTGAGTCGATCCATGCGCGACAAGTATAAGCGGCTCGAGCGACAGGTGATGATTCTGGAGCATCAGCTGGGCCGTAACCCGACCGGTGAAGAGGTGGCGCAGTCTCTGGGGGTCGGGCTGGATGAATATTACGATCTGCTTGAAGATGTGCATGTAATCTCGTTCATCAGCCTGGACGACAGTTGGGACGATGAGGAGGGCAATACGCTCTGTCTGGCGGACGTGTTGAAAAGTGACGCCAAGAGCCCTCAACAACAGGTTATCATGATGCAACTGACCGAGGCCCTGGGGCAGGCGATTGACACCCTGCCAGAGAAGGAACGGCTCGCGGTTACTTTATATTACAACGAAGATCTCAATTTGAAGGAAATCGGTGAAACACTGGGGGTCAGCGAATCCCGCATTTCGCAGATACTCAGCCAGGCCATGGTCAGGTTGAGGGGCAAACTGAAGCTGTACAAAGCGTAA
- the fliR gene encoding flagellar biosynthetic protein FliR, with protein sequence MFPLLPFPTPREVILFGLVLSRVAGIFAALPVFGGQAVPMRIKVIIVVMITLVCFPPLSPTAPEMPSDAFTLALLVGREIMIGVTMSFITKVIFSAVEFSGQIIGLQMGFTMSSVIDPSQGHQTQIMSVMQTLLATLMFLATNIHHLFIRTIVDSFRIVPLGGWHLNGEIIAFLIRSTSEILVLGIRLAAPVMVALLLTSVTLGIMARAFPQMNIFMVSMPMNIGIGLIVLGLTLTIFFHVLEVSFATVNQQITTLFRLMAKGG encoded by the coding sequence ATGTTTCCCCTGCTCCCCTTCCCAACTCCGCGGGAGGTGATCCTGTTTGGCCTGGTGTTGAGCCGCGTAGCCGGCATCTTCGCCGCATTGCCGGTGTTCGGAGGGCAGGCGGTGCCCATGCGCATCAAGGTCATCATTGTGGTCATGATCACCCTGGTCTGTTTTCCCCCCTTGAGCCCGACCGCTCCCGAGATGCCATCTGACGCATTCACCCTGGCCCTCCTGGTAGGACGGGAGATCATGATCGGCGTAACCATGTCCTTCATAACCAAGGTGATCTTTTCCGCTGTGGAGTTCAGCGGACAGATTATCGGCCTGCAGATGGGCTTTACCATGTCTTCGGTAATCGATCCTTCTCAGGGTCATCAGACGCAGATCATGTCAGTCATGCAGACCCTGCTTGCCACACTGATGTTCCTGGCTACAAACATCCACCACCTGTTCATCCGTACCATTGTGGACAGCTTCCGCATCGTGCCCCTCGGTGGCTGGCATTTGAACGGCGAGATCATCGCCTTTCTGATCCGGAGCACCTCCGAAATCCTGGTGCTCGGAATCAGACTGGCAGCCCCGGTAATGGTAGCCCTGCTGCTTACCAGCGTAACGCTGGGCATAATGGCCCGCGCCTTCCCCCAGATGAACATTTTCATGGTCAGCATGCCAATGAATATCGGCATAGGCCTGATAGTTCTCGGTCTGACGCTCACGATCTTCTTCCATGTGCTCGAAGTTTCCTTCGCAACTGTCAACCAGCAGATTACGACCCTCTTCAGGCTGATGGCAAAGGGGGGATGA
- the flgA gene encoding flagellar basal body P-ring formation chaperone FlgA — protein MRILTIIMLCLFLLWKPLKAEPALSPLRETEIRNAVSAFVQQKTANLGCETSIRRLSISGNPLLPEGTLEYEVVAPQQWEGWGSVSIAVIARQKDRIVRNIAVRVEVEALADMVVTVRQIDRGQVLSAADLAVRRQDVAASQGRYLKRIEDAVGKVARTTLKPNSTLRNDQLEKVPLVKSGQMVTIVAESPTMRITVTGKARGSGAEGDTIVVQNLNSLKELSARIIDAGTVLVVF, from the coding sequence ATGAGAATACTGACGATTATCATGCTATGCCTTTTTCTGCTTTGGAAGCCGCTCAAGGCAGAACCGGCCCTGTCGCCGCTTCGCGAAACCGAGATCCGGAACGCAGTGTCCGCTTTTGTACAGCAGAAAACGGCAAACCTCGGTTGTGAAACCAGCATCCGGCGTCTCTCCATCAGTGGCAATCCTCTCCTGCCGGAGGGAACGCTGGAGTATGAGGTCGTTGCCCCCCAGCAGTGGGAAGGATGGGGATCTGTCAGCATTGCGGTGATTGCCCGGCAAAAGGACCGGATCGTGCGGAACATCGCGGTCAGGGTCGAGGTCGAGGCCCTGGCTGATATGGTTGTAACCGTACGCCAGATCGATCGGGGACAGGTTCTGTCCGCAGCAGATCTCGCCGTGCGCAGGCAGGACGTCGCTGCGTCCCAGGGGCGTTACCTGAAAAGGATCGAGGATGCCGTCGGCAAGGTGGCACGCACTACCTTGAAACCCAACAGCACGCTCAGGAACGATCAGCTGGAAAAGGTGCCGCTGGTGAAATCGGGACAGATGGTTACCATCGTCGCAGAGAGCCCGACCATGCGTATCACGGTGACGGGCAAGGCCAGAGGCAGCGGAGCCGAAGGGGACACCATCGTCGTGCAGAATCTCAACTCTCTGAAAGAACTATCTGCCCGTATCATCGATGCCGGCACGGTACTGGTGGTGTTCTAA
- the flhB gene encoding flagellar biosynthesis protein FlhB, with product MADDVDKHSKTEQPTSKRLEKAREEGTPPTSILMTSTFTLLTGMICLYLFGNFMFASISEKSVEILSSISSFQMTEQNLYNLVLRLFLLIVMVLAPLIVTILLTSITSHAVQDGGRLEVRWTRVGFKIDKLNPLTGFGRLFNKNALLEVVKSFLKLAVIGFIAYRVLRDEVQNITFMAEADIASIADYMGHVAFKIVIHTCGIMLIIAVLDLMYVKWDYIQKLKMTKQEVKDEQKDYENPEIKGRIKKMQFQMAHRRMTKIIPTADVVITNPTHYAIALKYDRARMIAPVVIAKGVDVMAQAIKKIAQEHKITLVENRFLARELYDQVDENEAIPESLYAAVAEILAYVYRIKGKV from the coding sequence TTGGCCGATGATGTAGACAAGCATTCCAAGACCGAACAACCGACTTCAAAGCGGCTGGAAAAGGCTCGGGAAGAAGGGACGCCTCCCACCAGCATCCTGATGACTTCCACCTTCACGCTGCTGACCGGGATGATCTGCCTGTATCTGTTCGGCAATTTCATGTTTGCGAGCATCTCGGAAAAGAGCGTGGAAATCCTCAGTTCGATCAGCAGTTTCCAGATGACCGAACAGAATCTGTACAATCTTGTTCTCAGGCTGTTTCTGCTGATCGTGATGGTGCTGGCTCCGCTCATAGTCACGATTCTGCTCACCTCGATCACCTCTCATGCGGTCCAGGACGGCGGCAGATTGGAAGTCAGGTGGACGCGGGTTGGGTTCAAGATCGACAAGCTCAATCCGCTTACCGGATTCGGCCGCCTTTTCAATAAGAATGCCCTGCTGGAGGTGGTCAAGTCATTCCTGAAACTGGCCGTGATCGGATTCATTGCTTACCGGGTGCTGCGCGACGAGGTGCAGAACATCACCTTCATGGCTGAGGCCGATATTGCCTCAATCGCGGATTACATGGGGCATGTCGCTTTCAAGATCGTCATCCACACCTGCGGCATCATGTTGATCATCGCGGTCCTGGATCTGATGTATGTCAAGTGGGATTATATCCAGAAGCTCAAGATGACCAAGCAGGAGGTCAAGGATGAGCAGAAGGACTATGAAAACCCGGAGATCAAGGGACGCATCAAGAAGATGCAGTTCCAGATGGCGCATCGCCGCATGACCAAGATCATACCGACCGCCGATGTGGTCATTACCAACCCGACGCATTATGCAATTGCGCTCAAATACGATCGTGCACGAATGATAGCGCCGGTGGTGATCGCCAAAGGGGTCGACGTAATGGCCCAGGCCATCAAGAAAATCGCTCAGGAGCACAAGATCACCCTGGTCGAAAACAGGTTCCTGGCCCGCGAACTGTATGATCAGGTCGATGAGAACGAGGCCATACCGGAATCGCTGTATGCCGCTGTCGCCGAAATTCTGGCCTATGTCTACCGGATAAAAGGCAAGGTATGA
- the flhA gene encoding flagellar biosynthesis protein FlhA, with translation MANGTVQAIELKGFRKNSDIYVAVALIGVLSLMIIPLPSMLLDLFLAANITIALCILLVCLYTQHPLDFSVFPSVLLVTTLFRLALNIASTRLILLHGSEGVEAAGAVIKAFGQFVVGGNYVVGAVIFLILVIINFVVITKGAGRVAEVTARFTLDAMPGKQMAIDADLSAGMITEKEARARRVKIAREADFYGSMDGASKFVRGDAVAGILIVMVNIFGGLIVGVFQQGMPITAALTNYTLLTIGEGLVAQIPALIISTAAGIIVTRSADEDNFGSEITGQFMNYPKAFYVSSGVLFLFALIPGLPHFAFLLLSGVTFLLGKMSREKAQVVEDLAALPEAGAGDESADQAAAIRPLDVLELEVGYGLVPMVDASQDGELLERIRSIRRQYAQKLGFVVPPIHIHDNLQLKPYEYNLLIRGARVGGSELTGQYLAMDSGAVTGSLNGVGTKEPVFGLPSFWINSDGRDEAQIKGYTVVDSTTVVATHISEIIKRHSHELVGRQEMQQLLDNVALTAPKVVEELIPNQLNLGTVLRVVKGLLREGVSIRDLRTILETLADYASLTKDPEVLTEFVRQGLGRFIVDQYKLEDDTLCLVTLSREIEDTIAEAIQPSDQGSFLAIEPNAAQAIITGIRAMSERFGMSGAQPVLLASPSIRRHVRKLIERFVPHMAVLSHNEIPQNIKIQSLGVVSVNVG, from the coding sequence ATGGCAAACGGTACGGTTCAGGCTATAGAGTTAAAAGGCTTTCGCAAGAATTCCGATATTTATGTGGCAGTCGCCCTGATCGGGGTCCTGTCGCTGATGATCATCCCGTTGCCGTCGATGTTGCTGGACCTCTTTCTGGCGGCCAACATCACCATAGCGCTCTGCATTCTGCTGGTTTGTCTTTATACTCAGCACCCCTTGGATTTCTCTGTTTTTCCCTCCGTCCTTCTGGTTACCACGCTCTTTCGGTTGGCGCTGAACATCGCTTCAACGCGTCTGATTCTTCTGCATGGCAGCGAAGGGGTTGAGGCCGCCGGTGCCGTCATCAAGGCCTTCGGGCAATTCGTGGTCGGCGGCAATTATGTCGTCGGCGCCGTCATATTCCTGATTCTTGTAATCATTAACTTTGTGGTCATTACCAAGGGTGCCGGCCGCGTTGCCGAGGTTACAGCCCGTTTTACCCTGGATGCGATGCCCGGCAAGCAGATGGCCATCGATGCCGACCTTTCGGCCGGTATGATCACGGAGAAAGAGGCCCGCGCCCGACGGGTGAAGATTGCACGAGAAGCAGATTTCTACGGCTCCATGGACGGCGCCAGCAAGTTCGTCCGCGGTGACGCGGTGGCCGGGATTCTGATCGTGATGGTCAACATCTTCGGGGGGCTGATCGTCGGTGTTTTTCAGCAGGGAATGCCCATCACGGCGGCACTGACCAACTATACCCTGCTCACGATCGGCGAGGGGCTGGTAGCCCAGATCCCGGCACTGATCATCTCCACGGCCGCCGGTATCATCGTCACCCGCTCGGCGGATGAGGACAATTTCGGCAGCGAGATCACCGGCCAGTTCATGAATTACCCCAAGGCGTTTTACGTCTCCTCCGGGGTTTTGTTCCTGTTCGCGCTGATCCCCGGACTGCCCCATTTCGCCTTTCTGCTGCTCTCCGGGGTAACCTTTCTGCTCGGCAAAATGTCCCGGGAAAAGGCCCAGGTTGTCGAGGATCTGGCAGCTCTGCCGGAGGCCGGCGCCGGAGACGAGTCGGCGGACCAGGCCGCGGCTATTCGCCCGCTGGACGTGCTGGAGCTGGAGGTGGGCTATGGGCTCGTGCCGATGGTCGATGCTTCACAGGATGGCGAATTGCTCGAACGGATCCGCTCGATCCGCCGCCAGTACGCCCAGAAGCTCGGTTTTGTCGTGCCGCCCATTCATATTCACGACAACCTGCAGCTCAAGCCTTACGAGTATAATCTGCTGATCCGTGGTGCCCGCGTGGGGGGGAGTGAACTGACCGGCCAGTACCTGGCCATGGATTCGGGCGCGGTGACCGGTAGCTTGAACGGTGTCGGCACCAAAGAACCGGTTTTTGGTCTGCCATCGTTCTGGATCAACTCTGACGGACGTGATGAGGCCCAGATCAAGGGGTATACCGTGGTGGATAGCACCACCGTAGTGGCGACCCACATCAGCGAGATCATCAAACGGCATAGCCATGAACTGGTCGGCCGCCAGGAAATGCAGCAACTGCTTGACAATGTGGCTCTTACCGCTCCAAAGGTAGTGGAGGAGCTGATCCCCAACCAGCTCAATCTTGGCACCGTATTGCGGGTGGTGAAGGGACTGCTCAGGGAAGGCGTCTCAATCCGCGATCTGCGCACCATCTTGGAGACGCTGGCCGATTACGCCTCGCTCACCAAGGACCCCGAGGTGCTGACCGAGTTCGTCCGCCAAGGCTTGGGACGTTTTATCGTCGATCAGTACAAGCTGGAGGATGACACCCTCTGCCTGGTCACCCTCAGCCGTGAGATCGAGGATACCATTGCCGAAGCGATCCAGCCCTCCGATCAGGGCAGCTTCCTGGCCATTGAGCCGAATGCCGCCCAGGCGATCATCACCGGCATCCGTGCGATGTCAGAGCGTTTCGGTATGAGCGGTGCCCAGCCGGTCTTGCTGGCATCTCCATCCATCCGTCGGCACGTGAGAAAGCTGATTGAGCGCTTTGTCCCGCACATGGCGGTACTGTCACACAATGAAATCCCGCAGAACATCAAAATACAATCACTGGGAGTGGTGAGCGTAAATGTTGGTTAA